The nucleotide sequence CCAACGGTTGCAGGGCCACGCCGCAACGGCCCACCCATTCAGCCAGCGTCGAGCGGGCGATGCCCAACCCGGCGCGGGCAAAGATCCTTTCCTGCCGGTACAGCGGCAAGTGATCCGCGTATTTGGCGATCAGCAGGTGGGCCAGTAAACCGCTGGTGGGCAGCCCCTTGTCGATGATCTGCGCCGGGACCGGGACCTGGGTGAGGCGCTCGCAGTGCTTGCAGACCCACTTGCCGCGCACATGGCGCTCGACAGTAAAGGTGCCGGGGGTGTAATCGAGCTTTTCACTGATGTCTTCGCCGATGCGCTGGAGCTGGCAGCCACAGGTGCACTCGGTGTTGTCCGGTTCGTGCGTGATGATCGTGCGCGGCAGGGTCGGCGGTAATGGCACACGCTTGGGCTGGCGCTTCGCCGGTGCGGAGGGGGTATCTGCTGATTCAGCAGCCTCGGACAGTGTCGCCTCGATCGCCGCGATATCCGCGTCCACCAGTTCATCCAGCAGGCTGGCCTGGTGGCTGTTCAGGCCTTCACTGCGCTTGCCGAAGCGATGGCGCTTCAGGATGGCCAGCTCCTGCGTGAGCTTGTCGTTCAGCAGCTGGTGATGCTTGAGCTGATGACCCTGCTGCGCAATGGTCTGACCTTGCTGAGCGATGGTCTGCTCTTTTTCCGCCGCATCGGCCAACAGTTGCGCCGCCAGTTGGCGTAGCTGTTCGGCAGTGAGCTGGTCGAGATGCGGCGGTGTCGTCATGGCCATTATCTTGCCAGACGCCGCCGCCGGAAGTGATACCAGAGAGGGCGCGCTGACCGGCGCACAGGCCAGCGCCAAGGGCTTTAAAGTATGGCAATACCCCGATCACAGCCGACCTGGTGCCAGGGCAAACCGACCACCAGCGCCTGAAGCTGTTCGGATGTCAGGGCGATACGCTCGCCCTGACTCAGTCCGCCCCAGACAAAGCCGCCCTGATGCAAACGCCGCGCGGCCAGCCACAGGCCAAAGCCATCATGCACCAGCACCTTCATGCGGTTGCCTCGCTTGTTGGCAAACAGGTAGGCGCAGTGGGGACGCGCTTCGCCGAATACCTGGACCACACGGGCCAAGGCCGTATCCGGGCCGGCGCGCATATCCAGCGGCTCCGTGGCCATCCAGATGGCCTCGATCCGGATCACGGCGTCAACGTCCGCAGCCAGGGAAGGGCGCGCTCGATCTGTGCCAGAGGCCAGCGGACTGTCACGCCAGGCAGCTCGAACACCACCTCGGCCACTGAGGACGCAGAGGGCGGCGGCATCGGCATGGGGACAGGGATAAATTTACTCTCAGCAGGCGGCTTCGAACTGACTTCGGCAGCACGGCGCCACTTGTGGATCAGATTCGTGTTGAGACCGTAGCGCAGCGCCACATTGGCGACGGAAGCCTCCGGGGCCTGGCACTCTTGAAGAATCCTGGCTTTGAACTCCGGGGAATAGCGGCGGCGCTTGGCGGGTGTCTTGGCAGGAAGCATCTCACTCATATTAGGTGTCCACTTAGTAATAGGTGGACACCTAAACTACCGGCCACAATCACGCTCGGTAGATGGGTTCGCCGGACGCTTACGCGCAACGCGCTGCCATGTGAGTCGGGCGCGACCCCGGCGCGATGCACCGCAGGTGCCAGGCGGGGGCGCCACCGGCGTCGCGCAGCGATCGCAAGCACTGCTTGCGACCCAAGTAGGACCTCCCAACGTCACGCGACTGCCAAGCGAACTGAGCGCACAACCCCAAAAAAAAAACGCCCTGTCAGGGAATCCTGGCAGGGCGTTTTACTTATGTGCGCTCTCACATGGGGAAACCCGCTCTTTATAGGTGGGGCCCGCTGCGCGGGTCCGGCCACCGGGCATAGCCCGGCGGCGCTACACCACACTCGCCGCAAGACAGCGAAAGACACATGGTTTACCCCCCCTACGCGATCTTCACTCCGCAACACCTACCCTAAACCTTGACCCAAATATCCTGCTGGGGCCTACTGAGCCCCGACCTAATCCGGAATGCGACACACTTCGAGGAGCCATCATGCCGGCGCGTGCGCTGCTGCCTGTCATTCTGATCCTGCCTTTGTTTGCGCTGGCCAATACACCGGTCCGCGTGACGGAGGCGGTGGCCGGACGTATTACCGAGCAGGTGCCTGTCACCGGGACCGTCACCTCGGCCCGCAGCGCAATGCTGTCGGTGTCGGTGGGGGGGCTGGTGGAGTCAGTGGCGCTGGATGCCGGGGCGCGGGTGGAAGCCGGTGATGTGGTGTTGCGGCTGGACGCTGAGTTGCAGCAGGCGCGCTATGACAGCAGCCGGGCGGCTGTACAGGAAGCCGAGGCGCGGCTGGCTGATGCGCGGCGGCGGCAGGCGGAAGCCAGTACGTTGCGCGGCGCCATCCCCGCCAGCGAGATACGCAGTCTGGAAGCGGAAGTGGAAATGGCGGCTGCGGCCGCCGCACGGCTGGATGCAGAGGCACGCCAGCAGCGCGCTCTGTTGCGGCGTCATGCTGTGCAGGCGCCGTTTGCCGGTGTGATCAGTGAGAAGCTGGTGGAGGTCGGTGAATGGGTCGCGCCGGGAGACGCGGTGTTGGCGTTGGTGGATACCGATGCGCTGCGCATTGATTTCCCGGTGCCGCAGGAATACGCCGGTCGTCTGGACGACCAGGTGAACGTGTTGCTGGGTGCCGGGGACGGTGTGCGGGCAGAGGTGATTGCCTCGGTGCCGGTCAATGATCCCACGGCAAGGACGTTTCTGATGCGCACGGCTGTGCCGCAGGAGTTGGCCTTGTTGCCCGGTATGTCGGTGCGCGCCCGCCTGCGTTTGCCGGCTGCACAAGAGCAGGTGCTGGTGCCCCGTGATGCGCTGGTGCGCTATCCGGACGGGCGCGTCTCGGTCTGGCTGGTCGTCGCAGAAGAGGGCGATACCGTGGCGCGGGAGCGCTTTGTGCGTACCGGGGCCACGCGAGACAGCCAGGCGGTGGTCCTTGAAGGGCTGGCCGCCGGCCAGCAGGTGGTGGTTCGCGGTAACGAGGCGTTGCGTGACGGCATGATCCTGACCGTGCAGGGCGAGTGACGCATGACCCGATGCGGGGTGGTTTGAATGTTTGAGGGGATTGTCCGTCACGGCACGCAGATGACCGTCGCGGTGCTGATTGTCTGTGTGCTGGGGATACTGGCCGCCCTGCGCATCCCGGTGCAGATGATTCCGGACCTGGAGGTGCGCACGGTCACCGTTCAGACCCAGTGGCCTGGTGCCACACCGCAGGATATCGAGAAGGATATCCTGATCGAGCAGGAAGAATACCTGCGCAATGTCCCGAACCTGCAGCGCATGACCTCGACGGCCACCAGTGGCAGCGCCGAGATTGAGCTGGAATTCCCGTTTGGCGTCGACATTACCGAAATCCTGATCCGGGTGAACAACGCGCTCAGCCAGGTGCCGTCTTACCCGTTGAACGTGGACCAGCCGCGCATTCTTTCCACGTCGTTTTCCGCCAACGCCTTCATGTATTACCAGATCGGACCGCAACCGGGTAATCCGCGGGGCGTGGATATGGACATGATGCGTGATTTTATTGACGACAATGTCCGGCCACGTATGGAAAGCGTGTCTGGTGTGTCCCAGGCAGAGTTGCGTGGCGGCGCCGAGCGACAGTTGCAGTTGCTGTTTGAGCCGGCGCGGCTGGCCGAGCGCAATCTTTCGGTGCTGGAAGTACGCGAGGCGTTGCGTGCGCGAAACCGGGATGTGTCCGGCGGCGAACTGGACAGTGGCAAGCGCCGTTATCTGCTGCGCACCGTGGGGCGCTTTGACGAGATCGACGAACTGGAAACGCTGATCATTGCGCGCCGTGGCGATGCGGTTATCCGGGTGGGCGATGTGGCGACGGTGGTGCTGGACCACTTTCCGATCACCGCCGAGGCGCGCGTCAATGGTGACCCGGTGATCAGCCTGGCGGTGCGCCGGGAAAGTGGCTCGAACGTGATCGCGATCAAGCGGGCGATGACGGAGCAGGTGGCGCTGATCAATCAGGAGGTGCTGGAGCCGGCCGGCATGCGCATGTCGCTGATTTCAGATGACGTCCGCTATGTCGAGGCATCGGTGCGCAATGTCTGGATCAATCTGGCACTGGGGGCGCTGTTCGCAACGCTGGTGATGTATCTCTTCCTGCGTTCCGTGAAGGTGACACTGGTCGGTGTGGTGGGTATTCCCATATGTACCATCGCCGCGTTCCTCGGCCTGCTGCTGGCCGGGCGCACGATCAACGTGATTTCACTGGCTGGCGTGGCGTTCGCCATCGGCATGACGCTGGATAACAGTATTGTCGTGCTGGAAAGCATTGAGCTGGAGCGCCGCCGGGGCCTGGAGCGCATGCGTGCGGCGGTGGAAGGGATCCGCAAAGTCTGGCCAGCGGTGCTGGCCTCCACGCTGACCACCGTGCTGGTGTTCCTGCCGGTGGTGTTCATTGCCGAGGAAGCGGGGCAACTGTACTCGGATATCGCCATCGCGGTATCGGCGTCGATTCTGGTATCGATGCTGGTGTCGATGACGGTGATTCCCACCTTGTCCGCGCGTCTGGACTTTGGCCCGGTGGTGGCGCATGACGGCGCGTCCAGCCCCTGGATGCAGCGGCTGCACCGGTTGTCAGTGGCCTGTATCCGGTCCACGCGCCGCAGGGCGGTGGTAGTGGCGTCGACGGTTGCCGGTTGTGTGGTGGTGATTGTCTGGCTGACGCCCGCCGCTGAATACCTGCCGGAAGGTGAGGAGGCAAAGACCTTTGCGGCGATGAATGCGCCGCCGGGCTACAACCTGCAGACCATGAGCGAGATCGGCCGTGAGGTGGAAGCGCATTTCCTGCCGTTTGTGGGCGATGACCCGGCGCGGTTTCATCGCGGTGAGGTGCCGGTGCCGGCCATGGCCTACATGAATCTCGGGGTGGATGCGCAACGCCTGCGCATCATTGCAGAAGCGGTGGACCCGGCGGATATCGAACCGTTGATGGACAGCCTGAGCGCGTACTATGAACGCTATCCCGGCATGCGTGCATTTGCCGCCCGGGGGTCGATCATTTCCAGCAATGACGGCGGCACCCGGAGTGTAAATCTGGATATTGCCGGGCCGGACCTGGCCACGCTGTACGAGGTGGCACTGGCCGCCTATACGCGTGCAGAGCAGGTGCTGGACAATCCCCGCATCCAGTCGAACCCGCCCAGCCTGGCGCTGGCGCAGCCCCTGGTGGAAGTGCGCCCGGACTGGGAACGTGCGGCGGAGGTGGGCATGCGGGCCGAAGAGATCGGTTTCAGCGTGGCGGCGCTGACGGACGGCGCCTTTCTCGATGAGTTTTATTTCGGCGATGCGAAGATTGATATTTATGCCTACAGCGACGAGGGAGTGCAGGCATCGCTGGATACCCTGGGCAACCTGATGATCCATACGCCACGTGGCACCGTGCTGCCGCTGTCGTCGCTGGTGGAGATCGTCGAGACGGTGGACACCAGCGTGGTGCGCCGGGTGAATGGCCGTCGGACCGTGACATTGAACATTATCCCGCCACGGGATATTCCGCTGGAAACCGGCGTGCAACGGGTCAGTCAGGATGTGGTCGCCGCATTGCGTGAGGAGGGCCGGATTCCGGCGGAGGTTACGCTGGATATTTCCGGCGCCAGCGATCAGTTGCAGGCAACGCGTGAGGCATTATCGCTGAATTATCTGGTGGCGCTGGTAATTGTCTACCTGCTGCTGGTGGCGATCTTTACGCATTGGGGGTTCCCGTTGCTCATCATGACCACCATTCCGGTGGGGATTGCGGCGGGTATCGTCGGGCTGTTGCTGTTCAACGGCATCGGGCTGCTCATGGAGGCATCGGGGCTCGGCAGCCTGAGACAGCCATTGGACATGATCACCATGCTCGGCTTTCTGATTCTCATGGGGACGGTGGTCAATAATCCGATCCTGATTGTGCATCAGGCGATGCTCAACCAGCAGCAGGGGCAGGATGTGATCAGCGCCGTGAGTGACGCAGTCCATACCCGCCTGAGACCGATTGCCATGACGACCATCACCACCGTGTGTGGCCTGGCACCGCTGGTGCTGCTGCCCGGGGAAGGCACGGAGCTGTACCGCGGCGTGGGCATCGTGGTGCTGGCCGGCCTGTTGGGGACAGCATTTATTACACTCACCTTCCTACCGGCTCTGACCGCGCTGGTCCTGCGTCCCCGGTC is from Isoalcanivorax pacificus W11-5 and encodes:
- the tnpB gene encoding IS66 family insertion sequence element accessory protein TnpB (TnpB, as the term is used for proteins encoded by IS66 family insertion elements, is considered an accessory protein, since TnpC, encoded by a neighboring gene, is a DDE family transposase.) translates to MIRIEAIWMATEPLDMRAGPDTALARVVQVFGEARPHCAYLFANKRGNRMKVLVHDGFGLWLAARRLHQGGFVWGGLSQGERIALTSEQLQALVVGLPWHQVGCDRGIAIL
- the tnpA gene encoding IS66-like element accessory protein TnpA, with the protein product MSEMLPAKTPAKRRRYSPEFKARILQECQAPEASVANVALRYGLNTNLIHKWRRAAEVSSKPPAESKFIPVPMPMPPPSASSVAEVVFELPGVTVRWPLAQIERALPWLRTLTP
- a CDS encoding efflux RND transporter periplasmic adaptor subunit, whose protein sequence is MPARALLPVILILPLFALANTPVRVTEAVAGRITEQVPVTGTVTSARSAMLSVSVGGLVESVALDAGARVEAGDVVLRLDAELQQARYDSSRAAVQEAEARLADARRRQAEASTLRGAIPASEIRSLEAEVEMAAAAAARLDAEARQQRALLRRHAVQAPFAGVISEKLVEVGEWVAPGDAVLALVDTDALRIDFPVPQEYAGRLDDQVNVLLGAGDGVRAEVIASVPVNDPTARTFLMRTAVPQELALLPGMSVRARLRLPAAQEQVLVPRDALVRYPDGRVSVWLVVAEEGDTVARERFVRTGATRDSQAVVLEGLAAGQQVVVRGNEALRDGMILTVQGE
- a CDS encoding efflux RND transporter permease subunit; this translates as MFEGIVRHGTQMTVAVLIVCVLGILAALRIPVQMIPDLEVRTVTVQTQWPGATPQDIEKDILIEQEEYLRNVPNLQRMTSTATSGSAEIELEFPFGVDITEILIRVNNALSQVPSYPLNVDQPRILSTSFSANAFMYYQIGPQPGNPRGVDMDMMRDFIDDNVRPRMESVSGVSQAELRGGAERQLQLLFEPARLAERNLSVLEVREALRARNRDVSGGELDSGKRRYLLRTVGRFDEIDELETLIIARRGDAVIRVGDVATVVLDHFPITAEARVNGDPVISLAVRRESGSNVIAIKRAMTEQVALINQEVLEPAGMRMSLISDDVRYVEASVRNVWINLALGALFATLVMYLFLRSVKVTLVGVVGIPICTIAAFLGLLLAGRTINVISLAGVAFAIGMTLDNSIVVLESIELERRRGLERMRAAVEGIRKVWPAVLASTLTTVLVFLPVVFIAEEAGQLYSDIAIAVSASILVSMLVSMTVIPTLSARLDFGPVVAHDGASSPWMQRLHRLSVACIRSTRRRAVVVASTVAGCVVVIVWLTPAAEYLPEGEEAKTFAAMNAPPGYNLQTMSEIGREVEAHFLPFVGDDPARFHRGEVPVPAMAYMNLGVDAQRLRIIAEAVDPADIEPLMDSLSAYYERYPGMRAFAARGSIISSNDGGTRSVNLDIAGPDLATLYEVALAAYTRAEQVLDNPRIQSNPPSLALAQPLVEVRPDWERAAEVGMRAEEIGFSVAALTDGAFLDEFYFGDAKIDIYAYSDEGVQASLDTLGNLMIHTPRGTVLPLSSLVEIVETVDTSVVRRVNGRRTVTLNIIPPRDIPLETGVQRVSQDVVAALREEGRIPAEVTLDISGASDQLQATREALSLNYLVALVIVYLLLVAIFTHWGFPLLIMTTIPVGIAAGIVGLLLFNGIGLLMEASGLGSLRQPLDMITMLGFLILMGTVVNNPILIVHQAMLNQQQGQDVISAVSDAVHTRLRPIAMTTITTVCGLAPLVLLPGEGTELYRGVGIVVLAGLLGTAFITLTFLPALTALVLRPRSARAASC